Part of the Limihaloglobus sulfuriphilus genome is shown below.
AAAGACCGGCGGGCGCATCTAATGGTACCAGAATATCCAGAACAGCCGCGTTGTTGCGTGAGTGGTCAATAGTTATGACGTTTACCGGCTTGAGAGCCTCGGAAAATTCATACGGGGCCTGACGCACGAGATATTGCAATACTGACGGGTCAGGCGGATTTGTTGGATGGCTCTCACCGCAGTCATTGCTGTTAGCCTCAACTGGGATCATAACTCCCTGCATGAAGGTATGCTCCGGTTCCATGCCCTTGCCGGTGAGGCTGTGCTGCACTGACATTAAACCCGGCCGGCATAATTGATTTGTATCTGAATTTAGGGCAAACTGAAACGACACGTGAGAGCCCCGAGGAACATGATAGAGGACATCTTGAGACTTAGGCCTCGGCTCCCAGTCTGTAAAGATCCTGTCCATTATATCAACTTCCAATATTTCAAGAGAATCATCTTTTGTTTTCTGCCAGTTCTTACTTAAAATGCCGTAATCAACCGCGTTTACATTTCTATCTGCATTTATATCCCCGGCGGTAAACGCTCCCGCAAGAGTAGTCTTTAGCCAGTTAAAACCAAAAGCAAAAAGATCATACAGATTCACGCTGCCGCTGAGGTCAATGTCGCCGCCTATATAAGCATCGAACGGATTATAATACTCTGTTAGATCGCTCTGGCGTATCTGCTCAATCTGGTCGATCGACATTACCGCTGATGAATCATTTGCGGAAAAAATGCGAAGCTCATCAAGGTACATACCCATAAAAAACGTTGTTTCAAGGGTACCGGGATCATACCATGTATTCAAAGCAAAAATGCAGGGCTCGGCGGCTTGAGGTGAAATTATCGGCAAAGCTCCGGAGCTGTTATCAAAGGAATCTATAATTTCTACAGGCTCTGTTTCACTGCCCGCGTAGAACCTTATTTTGCCGGCCTGGGCGTCGAGTGAAATTGCCAGAAAACGCCATTGGCCATAGCTGGCCAGCTCTTTTCCGCCATAAAACGTACCTGTGTTATCAGATGTACTGCCGTAATAGAGATAAACCTTACCGTCTGTCCTCCACCTTGGCGATATAATAAAATTATTCATACCTCTGTAGTGCCAGATATATCCATTACGATATTCTGAGCCGGCGTTAGTGCCGCTGCCCTTTATCCACATTGTGGTAGTGAAACTCTTTGCAGAGCTCAATGCCGCAGCGGCCGAGCCGGTATAGGTAGCAACCTGCATACGTGCAGAAAGTGACTCATTTGTCAAATCCTGACACGAGCCTCGAACACCTGCAGCAGATATCGACGGAACGAGCGCGTTATCCCCAGAAGCAAATTCAACCATATCCGCCCCGTAATCTCCATTAACCATGTACGGAGCTGTTTTATGGTCGAATGAGAGATAAATATCCGGCTCCAGAGCCAGAATACCGGCGTTTACAAGGGTAATAACCGCCAAAAAAGTAACTTTCTTTTGAAGCATTGAATTTCCAGAAGGACTCATTTGGTATTAGTTGAATTAACAGGAACATAAGTAAGGGCGGCCATGGTTTTAGCTCACAGCCGCCCTGCTGTAGTTTAATATATAGTCTTTATACTTGAAGATATGTCCGATCAGGGACTGCTCTTACCAGAAAAAGGACCTGAGACTCGGGTCACCGTTTTTGGGATAGCCGTACGGAACAAAACCGTTGCCGGTAGCCTCAAGAGGACCTTCCTTGCCGGTTTTAATGCTCAGAGCCATCTCTTTGTAGTCAACCCATTTGACAGAACCGTCAGAATGCAGTCTTGACGCGCCCTTCACCGGCCGATCGGGATCGTTTGAACGATGAGCGATCAACGAAGCAAACGGCATTGGATGTCTCCTGTCAGGATTTTTCTCTGATATCAGCGTCAGGTCGGCGGCAAGAATCTTATCGCTGCTGTCTTTGAGCGGGCTCAGTGCAGTCTCACTTTTATACAAGAAATTCTGCGGAACTCTTGTATCAGCCTTGATAAGGTAAGAGACTCCCAGACTCCAGTACATAGGCGGCCAGGTTCCATTACCCTGTGAATAAGTGATCCTGCCGTTTTTCATGCCTGAAATTCTATCCTTGTAAAATGGCCTTTCGTGCCTCTGCAAGCCCGGGCAAAACCAGAATTTGTCTTCGATCCCGTAACTGTCACGAACATACTCGAAGGGCTCTTTCAGCATAACGTTAAGCCATGCTACAACTCCGCCTTTCTCATTGTTGTAACCATATTTTTCAAGCTCAGGAACCGTCTTTGCCCTGGGAAGCCAGGACTGAAATTCAGCAGCGTAAAGCCCCTGCGAAAGCCCAATCTGTTTGAAGTAACTCATGCAGGTTGTCTTTATCGCCTGCTCCCTGGCTTTACTCAGCGCCGGCATCATAATCGCCATTAAGAGGGCAATTATAGATATTACAACTAAGAGCTCTATAAGTGTGAAACCTTTTTTAAAATTCAACATAATGTTACCTCAATTTTACAACTCCAATGCTTACACATCAGATTTAATTCAATTATTCTTTTTTTAAGGACGTGTATTAATGAGCCAGTTGTCGAATAATACTGCAAAATCAGCCAAATTGACTAAACAGTCAGCATCGAGGTCTCCAGTGGGTATTACGTGGTCGGCATCGCCGCAAACTGCCGGGCTTGGGTCATAGTCAAATGCCCATATCGCTGTTATCTGGTCCAGGTTTAAATCTGCCGATTCATCGGTTTTACTCGCCCACATGCGAAGCTCATCCATATCAAAATTCTGGTAAACAGCAGCAACATAGCTTCTGTAACCATAATAAAAATCTGTTAAACCATCGCGGCTTTTACCCAGATTTTCAACCACAACTTCGCCTACGAGCTGAGGTGCTTCTGTAGGAGAACCTGCGTAGAATTTAGCGCCGTTATCGCCAATGGTAACCGCTACAAATACCCACTCGCCTGTCCAGCCGTTAGGGCCTATATCGTAAGCGTCATTGGGGCTTGCTTTCCAGTCAAGTCCGGACCAGTAGTGGATGCCTATACGTCCGTTAGTAGTCAGATACATCTGGTATGGAGGTACCTGAAACAGATAATTTGTTGTCGTAACAGGCGCAGTTGTTCTAAGCCAGAATGAAACCGTAAACGAATCCAGGCCTGACATCGCTGTGGCAGCATCGGCTCCCCTGAATGTTACAATACGGCAATATTCACCATAGGCATCCATGCTTGAACCATCCATATAGTTGCCCTTAACGCCGCCGCCGAAACCGCGGGTTTTGAGCCAGTTCTCTGTCAAACCTTCATCGCCGCCCCTGTCAAGAACTTCAGCAAGATCATTGGGATAAGCGTAGTTTATCCAGGCGGGATTGTCGCCTGTACCGGGACCGTACATCCCGTTTGTGTTCTCAAAAGGCATATAGAGCGCCGGCGAGGGTATACCCTCAGGCAGGCTTGTATCAACATCAAACCCCAGAGACCAGCTTGACACTATCAGGGTCAAAACTAAAATATACTTTATGTTATACATAAGAAAACTCCTGTATTATTAATTTATTTGTTAATAGTTTATTCCGCTGGAGCATTATCCGCCAGCCAGTTAGAGGCAAGTGCGGCCACATCATCACCGTCAACGATACAGTCACCCGTGAGGTCTCCGGGAGGATATGGATTGTTTTCATCGCCGCACCGCGGAGTCAGCAGGTCTGCTTCATAGACTGCAAGAATCTGCTCTTCTGTCAGAGCGCCCGAACCGTCTGCCGTGCTTCCGTAGATTCGGAACTCATCAATATAGCCGTCAAAGCCGCCAGTTGTTTCGTATTCGATCTCTGTTTCTTCGTCAATAACATAGTTAAATGTCCATGCCCCTATCGAAAGAGGAGCGCCCGAAATACCCTCTAAAGCTTCTCCTGGTGTACCGAAATCTCCTGCATTTTTGGCATAAAGATCATCGGAACTGTTACCAAGTCCCTGATACCAGCTCAATTGCAGCATGAAGTTATCAGTGTTATACGTCGCGGCCATAAACATCCACTTGTTGTATGCAATTCCACTAGGCCAGGTCATATCACCGCTTCCCTGCCCGGAATTATTAAAACCATTCATCAGAATTCTCAAACCGTTACCACCTGCAACCGGGTACATAGCCCAGTCTGCCCAATACACTTCGTCTGCTCTTTGAGAACGAGACATAAATATTGGACCAGAGAAAGTGCCGCGATCGTTGAATTTGTACCAGAATAAAATCGTATAGGATTTTAGTCCTGCAAGTGCCTGCTGGATGGCGGTTGGGTTTTCGGGATCGTAGCTGCCGTACTCCAGCCTTGCCCAGATGCTGTCATCTTCGGGGTCAACAATGCTGGTAGTATCCAGACAATATCCTATGATACCCTTGGCATCGAATTTGGGGCCGAAACCGCCGTTATCAAGCGGAGCGGACGGTCCCTCAGGGCCGGCAGTCCCCGCATTCTCCCAGGTCTGATCAAAGCTCAGATGCACAAGCGGCTGCGGCAATTCAGCGATTACCGCTCCGCTGCTAAACACAATGGCCATTAAAAAACAAATTAATCTTTTCATTTATAGCTCCTAATTTAAGAAACTCATTTTAAAATTAAGCGTTGCAACGTAGCAGCACATTTTATTCACTGTCTAAAATTTCCAGAAGATCCCTTCTTGCAATATGATATGCTCTGCTGCTGCCTTGAAAAGCAGTCAGCGACTCAGTAATCCGGCTGCTTAAGGATCGTGCAGCATCAGGGTTTGTGTTTTCAAGCAGTTTTAAGAGTGTATAATCTGTCAAACCTTCTCTAAAAGCAAAAGCGCGCATAGAAGGGGTAAGTCCGTTATCGCCGGGGTAGAAAATCCAGTTACAGCCTACCGGATGTCCCGGGGTCTGAGAGCCGCCAGGCACTGGCCCAACAGATGTTTTATAAGGATCAGCCCCCCTGTAGTTATTGCCTGCCCAATGGATGTAGCTTTCAAGGCCGTATTCATAAAGTATCCAGCCCAGTGCTCTGTTGTCTATAAGCGGTTTGTCAAGCAGACGATTAGGCATTTTAAGGTTATTGGCTAACAGGTATATGCCTGTTTCTTTGCCTTCTGATTCTCGTTTTTCTATCAGACTTCTGGTTTTGGGCTTCAAAACGAGATTGGACTCCATGATCCATTTGTCAACAAGCGGCGAAAACTGCTCGTAATCATCTACCCCATAGGCATGAATTGCATTACTTATCTTTATGTCAGGCATACACCTGCGTGCTATGTTTGAAAGATATGCATAGTCGGAGACTGTTCGGGGCTCGTCTATAAGCTGTTGAATATAAACGTCTTTCCAGCCCTTTTCAGATATGTGTTTGTAAGTGCTTTTCAGAAATTCTTCTATAAACGCACCAAACTCTGCAACCTTTTCTCTGTACTCCTCTGAAGCGGCAAATTTATCTCTGCTCTCGGGCCATTCATATTTATCGCTGTAGTCCGACCAGGCGGTTGTACAATAACCCTTAGGAAATACCATCTCTTTTTTGCCATCTACAGTATTAACGGCGTAGATATTATCTAATGGTGTTATCCAGTGGCCGCTGAAGCAAAGGCATTCTATTTTCTCATAGCCAATTGAAAGAAACAATTCCATCCATTTATCAAACATTGAATAGTCGAAGCTGTATCTGCCCTCAGCATCGACAAATGTCTGTATCACAGGTTTTTGACCGTATATAGTCGGGAAAGTTACATTCCTGTCTCCAAAATCATAAAGTTTTTGAGCAGAATTCTTTATAAGTTGCCAATGCTCCTGAGACCAGCTCTCGGGGGGTGTATTACGGGTAAGATTCTCGGGCTCAACTGTAAGCCAGTGTGAGGTCTTAAGCGCATAACTCTCCGGCATAACAGCTTTGTGTACCCTGAAACTGAAACCACAGGATGCTGCTTCTTGCTGTGAGCTGGATATAATAACCCTGCCGCGGTAAATTCCAGGCTTACAGTCAGCGGGGATTGCAGCATCAATCAGTAAAACCGATTTTTGGTCTTTATTCAGGGTAATATTTCTCTGTTCGAACGCCGGTTCAAAAACCTCAAAAGGTGCTTCTCTCGCCAGATATACCTTGTTAGGACCCTGCGCCGGTTTACCGGCCTGTGTGCCGTTAGAGTTAGAATTAGCCTCAACGGGCACCAGAATCACAGAATAGATATCAAAACTGCCGTTAAACAATTCTCCTTGATCTGTCTTGACCTCATTGACGGTTAATTTTGAATCTATATTTCTTTCAGATATTATCACAAACTGCATCGCAAGCCGGCTATTGCGGGGAGTGCTGATTGGCTCCATATAAAACAGGGGTTCAGGCTGAACGTCATTGTAAACAAATTCGCAAGTTTCAACCTGGTAAAATTCCATACCGGCCAGACAGGGAATACTCAGAAAAAAAATAACCCAGAAAATGCTGCAATATCTTTTAGTCATTAAACACTCCATTTATAAGAATAACTCTGTATGGTATATTTTTATCATGAATACAGTTTAATACTTCAAAATTGCTTTGGCAAGTACGTTGTGTTGAATTATAACGTATAATAATTGACCTATATGGCCAAAATAGAAGTTTAAGAGAAAAATTACTATTATCGATGTAAGTTTAGCCACTAAGATGCTATTGGCCGGGTGCATCAATTTTAGCGGAATTGATGCGCCTGTAATCTGTCGGGGTGCAGCCGAAAAACCGCTTGAACTGCCGGCAGAAATACGATTCACAAGCCATGCCGATTTCATAGGCAACCGTTTTCACCGGTTTGTCATAATCTTCAAGCAGCAGTTCAATTGCTTCAAAAAGCCGCATTTGAAGCAGTTTTTCGATCACTGTCATGCCTGTCGCGGCCTTGTAATGCCGCATAACCGAACGCTTGCTTTTACAGGCGAACCGGGCAACCATATCAAGGCTTATATCTTTTTTATAGTTATCTTCAAGGTATTTGTTTATCAGAACAACCAGGTGGTCCTGCTCGCTCTTTTCCAGCTTAACGCTTTCAGATACCCCGGCAAGGGCATCGTTTACCGTCCTTGCGATAGAGATAATCAGCTCTCTGGTATAATTCATCAGCATATAATGAACGCCGGGTTTGGGGCTGTTTATTTCATTCTCGATGCACTCAATCGCCCGATAAGCATCCTCGGGGCATTGAGATATAAAGTCTTCAACATCAAAAAGCTGCGCAAGAACAATATCCACCGGATTTACGGAATTCTGCGTATCTTTGACCCTGTTCAATTCAAACTTGATCACATACATATAAAGATCGTCCACATCAGTATCCCAGGAATGCTCAAAGTTAGGTCTGGAAATTACTATATCGCCTTCTTTGAAAATCTTTGTACCGTTGTGGCTTACGACTCTGCCTTGGCCGTTTATGATTATATGCACCTCGAAAAAACTGTGTGAATGCCATATACATTTCTTAAAATTTGGCAGATGATAATGAATGTCCACAATCTCAACATTATAGTTTCCAAGCTGAAAACACAATGCGTCATTGGGCAGCCTTCTTAAAAGGCGGTTCCTGGCGTTGATCTGTGAGCTTGAAACAGGTTTTTCCAAAGTGTTAACCTTAAAACGATAAATATCTATAAGGGCCGCGGCAAAGAATATCAAAACAAGTATTGAACTAAATGGCCAATTTATATTATTATACAGTCATACCGCTTGCAATTCAACCCGTAATACTTATAAATAACAAAAACTTTTATTAAGGAATATTTTATGTCTGAAATTAGATTTGAAGAAATAAAAATGTCTGCCGGCGGTT
Proteins encoded:
- a CDS encoding glycoside hydrolase domain-containing protein translates to MTKRYCSIFWVIFFLSIPCLAGMEFYQVETCEFVYNDVQPEPLFYMEPISTPRNSRLAMQFVIISERNIDSKLTVNEVKTDQGELFNGSFDIYSVILVPVEANSNSNGTQAGKPAQGPNKVYLAREAPFEVFEPAFEQRNITLNKDQKSVLLIDAAIPADCKPGIYRGRVIISSSQQEAASCGFSFRVHKAVMPESYALKTSHWLTVEPENLTRNTPPESWSQEHWQLIKNSAQKLYDFGDRNVTFPTIYGQKPVIQTFVDAEGRYSFDYSMFDKWMELFLSIGYEKIECLCFSGHWITPLDNIYAVNTVDGKKEMVFPKGYCTTAWSDYSDKYEWPESRDKFAASEEYREKVAEFGAFIEEFLKSTYKHISEKGWKDVYIQQLIDEPRTVSDYAYLSNIARRCMPDIKISNAIHAYGVDDYEQFSPLVDKWIMESNLVLKPKTRSLIEKRESEGKETGIYLLANNLKMPNRLLDKPLIDNRALGWILYEYGLESYIHWAGNNYRGADPYKTSVGPVPGGSQTPGHPVGCNWIFYPGDNGLTPSMRAFAFREGLTDYTLLKLLENTNPDAARSLSSRITESLTAFQGSSRAYHIARRDLLEILDSE
- a CDS encoding type II secretion system protein, with the translated sequence MLNFKKGFTLIELLVVISIIALLMAIMMPALSKAREQAIKTTCMSYFKQIGLSQGLYAAEFQSWLPRAKTVPELEKYGYNNEKGGVVAWLNVMLKEPFEYVRDSYGIEDKFWFCPGLQRHERPFYKDRISGMKNGRITYSQGNGTWPPMYWSLGVSYLIKADTRVPQNFLYKSETALSPLKDSSDKILAADLTLISEKNPDRRHPMPFASLIAHRSNDPDRPVKGASRLHSDGSVKWVDYKEMALSIKTGKEGPLEATGNGFVPYGYPKNGDPSLRSFFW
- a CDS encoding AraC family transcriptional regulator, coding for MEKPVSSSQINARNRLLRRLPNDALCFQLGNYNVEIVDIHYHLPNFKKCIWHSHSFFEVHIIINGQGRVVSHNGTKIFKEGDIVISRPNFEHSWDTDVDDLYMYVIKFELNRVKDTQNSVNPVDIVLAQLFDVEDFISQCPEDAYRAIECIENEINSPKPGVHYMLMNYTRELIISIARTVNDALAGVSESVKLEKSEQDHLVVLINKYLEDNYKKDISLDMVARFACKSKRSVMRHYKAATGMTVIEKLLQMRLFEAIELLLEDYDKPVKTVAYEIGMACESYFCRQFKRFFGCTPTDYRRINSAKIDAPGQ
- a CDS encoding LamG domain-containing protein, with the translated sequence MKRLICFLMAIVFSSGAVIAELPQPLVHLSFDQTWENAGTAGPEGPSAPLDNGGFGPKFDAKGIIGYCLDTTSIVDPEDDSIWARLEYGSYDPENPTAIQQALAGLKSYTILFWYKFNDRGTFSGPIFMSRSQRADEVYWADWAMYPVAGGNGLRILMNGFNNSGQGSGDMTWPSGIAYNKWMFMAATYNTDNFMLQLSWYQGLGNSSDDLYAKNAGDFGTPGEALEGISGAPLSIGAWTFNYVIDEETEIEYETTGGFDGYIDEFRIYGSTADGSGALTEEQILAVYEADLLTPRCGDENNPYPPGDLTGDCIVDGDDVAALASNWLADNAPAE
- a CDS encoding LamG domain-containing protein; the protein is MYNIKYILVLTLIVSSWSLGFDVDTSLPEGIPSPALYMPFENTNGMYGPGTGDNPAWINYAYPNDLAEVLDRGGDEGLTENWLKTRGFGGGVKGNYMDGSSMDAYGEYCRIVTFRGADAATAMSGLDSFTVSFWLRTTAPVTTTNYLFQVPPYQMYLTTNGRIGIHYWSGLDWKASPNDAYDIGPNGWTGEWVFVAVTIGDNGAKFYAGSPTEAPQLVGEVVVENLGKSRDGLTDFYYGYRSYVAAVYQNFDMDELRMWASKTDESADLNLDQITAIWAFDYDPSPAVCGDADHVIPTGDLDADCLVNLADFAVLFDNWLINTRP
- a CDS encoding glycoside hydrolase domain-containing protein is translated as MLQKKVTFLAVITLVNAGILALEPDIYLSFDHKTAPYMVNGDYGADMVEFASGDNALVPSISAAGVRGSCQDLTNESLSARMQVATYTGSAAAALSSAKSFTTTMWIKGSGTNAGSEYRNGYIWHYRGMNNFIISPRWRTDGKVYLYYGSTSDNTGTFYGGKELASYGQWRFLAISLDAQAGKIRFYAGSETEPVEIIDSFDNSSGALPIISPQAAEPCIFALNTWYDPGTLETTFFMGMYLDELRIFSANDSSAVMSIDQIEQIRQSDLTEYYNPFDAYIGGDIDLSGSVNLYDLFAFGFNWLKTTLAGAFTAGDINADRNVNAVDYGILSKNWQKTKDDSLEILEVDIMDRIFTDWEPRPKSQDVLYHVPRGSHVSFQFALNSDTNQLCRPGLMSVQHSLTGKGMEPEHTFMQGVMIPVEANSNDCGESHPTNPPDPSVLQYLVRQAPYEFSEALKPVNVITIDHSRNNAAVLDILVPLDAPAGLYNARVNFETAAGRNIASVYFAVHNTVVDSSSYTMYLDSWLDPQPKNLCYNTYIPEYWSERHWQLLENSAAVQRKFGENVIFTPLFLGENPAIQITLNSTGQLEFDYTRFDRWILTFKEMGFKLFEGQHLFNRQTLSPTDDIVCYSELQSRELTLVPKTASFSEYSRFLRFALESLYAHLQDKSWTAMFKQHVMDEPNDIERLLQGYTLVKTYMPEVETLDAIHSWGTDPNLYSPNTDIFIFGTTLIDDHQDLVNSRLEQGQKNWMYYFCKPLAPGPNAAQLDHYLTSSRVYPLICHKYNATGLIHWAANRYRGRDPYLYSIGPTWDGQPVTDFGHPPGDNWRYYPSTDGLIPSMRVLNFRDGMTDNELLRMLSDIDQDLASAMLNQVVSSLNEHSRGQFAKYHLLRAKLLEKLDHLNKD